The Pieris rapae chromosome 19, ilPieRapa1.1, whole genome shotgun sequence DNA segment GATTTGCGTACGCCaagatagtaaaattataattaaggaTCTTACTAAGGCAAAATGGAtaacttgtttttaataacaccAAATAAAACAGACTAAGTAACAAagtattttgttacaaattatattcttGAAACACACactaacacaaataaaaatacagtaggcaattattataaaataaaaaaattaaaaattagtgGAATTGTTCATCTATTGTAAGATTTTTACCCTTCGAAAGTTTTTGTGCTTCGGTACTCCTATTGGCTCCACCCATAACCAAACCATAAGTATGATGATGGTATTTCATTAATTCCATTAAGACACCAAAAGTTTGCATTGATAACTCTCTTGTtggtgataaaataataactccAGTACCTTAAAAATTACTACATTGAGaaagtgaaatttaaatatctgtccgattaaaaaataatatgaaaattcagATATCCATTCTGTGTTCATAAATTAACTCTGACAAACTCTGGtctattaaaacaatactaaAAGTGCCTCAACAGTTGACTGGAAGcgcaaatattattgtttcaatAGAGGGAGCATGGAGTAAAATTTTCACATTCGCCTTTTTATCATCATTAGTATTtggaaacttttattttataaagtattatcTTAAACTAACAGTTGGGCATTCCTTTAATCTTGGTTGATTGGCAAATTTTATCTTAGCATTAAACATTGTAAGCATGagcttgttaataatataactgacATATCTTCTTTCTGTCTTACCATTCCTGGGTTTAAACttcaatttgtatattaattcaattactGGTATCAAGAATGCCAATGTTTTTCCTGATCCTGTTCTGGCCGCTCCTACTAAATCTCTTCCTTCCAATAACGGAGGAATTGCTTTAGCTTGAATTTCTGTCATAGTTGTAAATCCCATATCTTTGATCCCCATAAGTGTTGGTTCACAAACTTTATCCTCTAAGGATGTAAACTTTTGATCTGATAATATTCCCAAACATAAGCTAGAGCCTGGTactgaaataattaagaaattgataagtaactaactaactaatttactaaaagaatacaaataattgttttttcaaaTGTTTGCCGGAATGGTATGCAACTTTACattaaccatttttaattaagtaatcaaccaaaatataatatgtttatttttgtcatttaagAATTTAGAAAACATGTTGACAACACATGCAGGACTAGTCTGTCCTGTATGACATGTCCTAGAGAAgtctaaaaaaatcaaataacctTGACATTGCACCACCAGTTTTGGtttatgaaattatgaatGTCAAGCAAATTaacagaattttaaataacaatttgtacaAGTTGTTTAGCTAATCAATAGTATGAACTGGTTCTACAATCTTTTAAATGGTgtttacaaaaagtatttacagtCAAGCCACAAGTTGTGAAACTTTGAGgataatactttaaaacttACACTGACTctcttcattttttttctcatCATTATCTACACTATTATTTACTTCATTTTCTGAATCCGACTGttcttcttttatttctaCTTCATTAGtgtctgtttttatttcttccttttgtctatttttctttttttctataacaattttaaaagagtgttatatagttatacttttaatataatattactatgaataatatataagttttttttaataattatataacatgtAAGGAATGGAAAGAATTCTAAGGAGGAATTTTTTGATAAGTTTgtacataacatttaattttagacacacaatttatacaaatataatataatgataaataacatACTTTAAAGCATAAAAATGCAATGCAATAAAAATGACCTGTTATTACACACTTACTTTTTGGTATTGATTCAGATTTGTTTAATGGAGTTTCCAAGGGTCTTTTGACAGCTTCTACAGGTGATTCATCTGATGGTATTACTTCTAAAATCAGTAATTTTACATTcttgagaaataaaatgtagatAAGTGTGGTCACTAACCCCTactgtatttaatgtaaaaattcaaGGGCGatacaatatttctttattaatatatacctactttATTGCTAAAACATAATATCTATATGAAGAAAAGTAATACTAATTGCTTAGGTTACCTTTTGTGATATcggtatttgatttttttgcgTTAAGTTTCACCTTCTTCTTttccctttttttaattttcctcaTTAAGATTTTATCTGGCATGGGCATCTTAAAACTGTATTGATTATTAACACTTATAGAAAACAATAGACGGAATTTGAATAGGGATAACCATGTGCTATATACTAAAACAGTATTGTTAACAATAACCGTGTTGATATATTCACATTTCACGTCACACGTGGGTTTAACTTTAATGTTGAAAGTTGACTTTGAAGTTTAAAGCATAAGTTTGATGTCTCTCTATAAAACTCAATATCGTAAATTTTAGATTCATCATAACTCATGACAACTACtttatgtaaagaaaattaaagcaCATCGTCTAGAATTAGACTTCTTATGAAGGGTTTTATTCATCGgtgtttttagttatattatgttttttagaaGATTTTATTCGGTGTTATTATAGTctgtggtttatcttctgtcTCGAGTATAGGATTTGGGTATTTTCAAACTTAGGTTTCTTACGACTTACCTATCAGTTATCCATACagtgttattgtttattattttagttttgaaatTCAATAAAGTGACCTATTTGTggatatttaatgtttaaattaattatttgatattgcTTACCGGCCACtctatacaatatattgtattctttGGTAAACATAACCTTTGCTCCATAATGAGTAAACCAAACAAAAATTCTaagtttaaagaattaaatgtaTCCAAAGAAACATATAAAGCTATTAAGAATataggttttaaatatatgacagAAATTCAAGCTCAAGTTTTACCCAAAGCATTAGATGGAACTGATATTGTAGCAACTGCAAAAACTGGTTCGGGAAAAACTCTATCATTCCTAATTCCTGCTGTGGAATTAGTAGCCAAGCTTTTAAATGAaggtatgtattataaatctgtcagaagtataaataaatcagtggccctACAGCCATGTTAGGTCTGAACTCAgttttctaaatctgtttcatgatcatttgtgttataggcaagtaggtgatcagcggGCTGAGCCAGACACTCGCCAACGTGTTGGGTTAAGGCAAGCCAGTCTAGTGGGTCCAGCAtctctcatccctgaagtTGTAGGTTAGATATTTGGCTAGGCACTAATGTACTTGTATATGTGCACAATTAAAATTTGCttaatggtgaaggaaaacaaaatgttaaattaaaaccagGTCTGGGATTGGAACATATAAGTTAAAAGCTCctacttacaaaaatatttaagatacatttttttaattttcagctTCATCAACctattgtattattgtatcaCCTACTAGAGAATTGGCAACACAAACATATAATGTCTTACAAGATCTTGTCTCTTTTCATGAAGGGATTACTTCTGCCTTAATTATAGGTGGAGAAAATAGAAAAGCACAGAGCATGCTTTTAGCCAACAGTAAGTAGTTATGTTTAAAGTACAGTAACttagaaaaacataataacattaaGTTAAATAGTACATATAAACAAGACATGAATTCATGCATTAGTTGGTTAgatattaggtttttttttcaatgtaaatTCTTGGTCCTACctaggttttttttatgtgtttgGTGTTATTTTTGCTACCTAGCAACTTTGAAAGAttcttaaatctttattttagtttttatgtatgGTAAATACCTATTTggttatagatttaaaaagtgATGCGTTTCAGATGTACATATAGTAGTAGCTACACCAGGTAGACTCTTCGATCACATGAGAACAAAAGAATTTGATTATAGAAATGTTTCCTGTCTTATATTAGATGAGGCAGATAAGATATTTCAATATGGTTTTGAAGAGGatttgaaacaaattattaataggcTCCCAAGTAAGTTTGAACCATTATTATGactttttaatcaaaatatacatattccataataatttacttataatatatgcaagcaatattttaattataatttaaactgaaattatctttttaagaTAAGAAAGACTTGCAACCACTTTTGGTACATAAAAATCCATTATAAGGTATGTAATGTCCTGCCTTTTGAAGTATTTTTTGGCACAACACTAGATAGTCGTCTTAAACACAACCGCTCCGTTTGGGTGACGGTTTACGACTGACTCGTGACGTAGGCCGTAGGCGCATGAGACAACCAAGCGACACTTTATTTAGCCAATACACTACAaggtacaaattaaaaaatgaaatattatgaagTTCGTTTTTTTGCACTCTGCAAGAAGTTCATAACCAAATaatctatgaaaaaaattatagaaccttaatcttaagtaactaaaaacttaaagtgTGGCTAGTACATGGTTATATTAATGGTGAtgcaatagaaaataaaataaaatacaaaaattacacaagTCACAATTGATCAGGATAGGATAaggttaagaaatgtttagtttaaaaaaagagaaaattttCTGTCTCTGGCTCATATACATGATTTATTCACAAAATCAttgtagtataaaaatatacagtggAATCCCTTAGATTAGCAATACGGAAcctaaatattcattttggattttattgctattattttgGGGAATTCCAAATTACGAATTACGTATCCCTTTTGAAATTCGTGTTATacagtataaatatacaaggaaataaaattttgttcgAGTTACAAACTCTTAATAATTCGAGATATGGTATATTAAAGGGTTCAGAACGAGGTTCGACTTATAGAGATTCCACTGtataacaatttcaaaatttgatTTCAGAGAATAGACAAACTATGCTGTTCAGTGCTACTCAGTCTGATACAACAGAGGCTTTAATTAAATCCGCTATGAAAGAAGATTATTACTCTATTAACACAGATGAAGACAATGATAGGGCTACAGTAGAAGGACTTAAACAAGGGTATGTTATTATATCACAGGGGGTTGATAAAATTTCTGCATGTGTttcagttatttttagtaaatatctatatagatatataatacaaagttaaaaaatattttacagctCTATGTTTTTGAGGgagaaatgtaaattttttaaatattttcttcctGTATCCTACATCCCCAATAATTATACTCTTAGGTATTATCTTGAGAAATATCATTCCACCAGAGTTTTCTTTTGAGACAATGCTTTCaattaacacaaattatatgcagcttttactatttacatatatatttttagtaatggtaatttaagttttatgtataCCTGCCTGAATAAGTGTAGTGGTTGAATGTGGCTTTTGTACAATCATGGAATATTTTGTACTCCTGTTTTATGGTGTTGTTATGATTAATAGTGTTACAATAGTTGCCAAGCTCATCTTTTGCACccttttttgtaaaagtataAGATATGATAATATGTCCATTCTTGAAATTGGACTGAATACCTCAATCGTTCCTCTCATTCACTTGATTAGAATTCTATCAGAGCCTAGTGCCTTTTCCAATTTCTGAAAATAGTACTCTTCACCACCTTTGCCAAAAGTATGTTACTGAGTCAATTTCAAAAAACCAAATATATTCAccgtaaatgttttaaaacaatcatAACATAcaaccggcaacgcactcgcaagccttTGAGTgtgcattgagtgtccatgggcggcggtatcacttaacatcaggtgagccttctgcccgtttgtcccctgttctataaaaaaaaatatgtgaaatacaaagaaaaaatgaTGAACTGGATGACAGTTTAGCTTTAGCACAAACTTTACGAACAATCGAATAGTTAACACTATTTATACGAAAAATCTAATAGTCAACCGTCGTCGATGACGAAGgatgtaaataatatgtctttGGCTGTCAAATACATGGATTTggtatattataacttttaattgtttGGGGTTTATGtagaaagtatataaaatatagataagtaAAAAACTGGTTAAATTTCAGGTATGCAATATGTGAAACTGAGTATAGACTTTATTGGTTACATAAGTTGTTAAAGAAGACGCTAAATCAGAAAATAATGGTGTTCTTTTCAAGCTGTAAATCGGTTGTATATCATCATGAGTTTTTGTCCAAATATTGCAACATGTCAGTTCTTTGTATACATGTAAGTTaagtttgtgtttttattccatttattttatttatttaagtattcctacagctaatcattaaacaatatccaaacagTTAtgttacacacaaaagccaaaacggaatacacatataaacagaaacataaagcacagttttacatCATACATCCAACATGAaagaacaaacaaagtatCCCCAAGTCTCTAACTAAATTCACTTCTTTAATTGTTGTAtctcttaatttataacaaaattgtattttcttatgtttgcgagtaaaagtaattttactacATTTTCCAATATTCTAGgatggtttatttttttgtaatagttttccaatctaattttaaaaaattaaatacgttaTTAATGATTTCGTACaagtcatattattatatacacacaATTAGTCATtcaatcatttatattaaatcgatCAATCTCTTTCTCTTGTAACCAGCTGCCAATACAACTGAAAGGTCGGTAACACATACGCTACACTCCGATATATCGGAGTGTAGCGTATAAGTGTTAATGGGCGGCGGTTATCAATTTACTCAAAGTCGTCTGACTGCTGTTGGCCTTTGGtcaatctaaattaaataattttataattataagaaataaaggtataattatataaaataatttcaaagcgAATCACGACATCAAAACTTGtagcaaaattttatttgtgacatgacaatctatatttttcttgtagtatatataaatatggcaTTTGCCAATTTGAAATTATCTGTGGTATATGTATGCGTGGTAATCGGTGAAAACGTTTCGAGATTTGGCGCCATTTATACGTACTAAAACTATtagtaatgaataataaacatgATCAATAAGTACTTTAATGAAGAGTTTGTGAGTTTTTGATTATGATAGTCAGAAtagtttttcttatttatatgaattttgacTGCCACATTAAAAACTTTCGTTTATTGATCATATTTATAGGGTAAAATGAATCAAGCTGATAGGACAAGTGTAATCTCGGAGTTCTATAGTGCTGATAAAATGGCATTATTCTGCACAGATTTGGCTGCCAGAGGTCTAGATATACCAGCTGTCGACTGGATAGTCCAGTTTGATCCTCCGGCTGATACTAATGTGAGTATTGATTAATTAAGAATAccagtattatataattcagTGATTGAAATTTAGTTCTTTGATAAATGGACTTACATccctaatattttaaattcaaattggaATATtgcataacatttataatatgtaa contains these protein-coding regions:
- the LOC123690005 gene encoding probable ATP-dependent RNA helicase pitchoune; the protein is MSKPNKNSKFKELNVSKETYKAIKNIGFKYMTEIQAQVLPKALDGTDIVATAKTGSGKTLSFLIPAVELVAKLLNEASSTYCIIVSPTRELATQTYNVLQDLVSFHEGITSALIIGGENRKAQSMLLANNVHIVVATPGRLFDHMRTKEFDYRNVSCLILDEADKIFQYGFEEDLKQIINRLPKNRQTMLFSATQSDTTEALIKSAMKEDYYSINTDEDNDRATVEGLKQGYAICETEYRLYWLHKLLKKTLNQKIMVFFSSCKSVVYHHEFLSKYCNMSVLCIHGKMNQADRTSVISEFYSADKMALFCTDLAARGLDIPAVDWIVQFDPPADTNEYIHRVGRTARGLGAEGRAVLLLRPEEIEFIEYLKEAKVFLDKYETWDKFSNLQPKLNEALEDPDFHKMAVEAFQGYIRAFEVKKLKHVFNLLSMDMNAVARSFGLKEKPDVDIRVGFNKKHRPRKRKATTIIVPEKLKK